One window of Elaeis guineensis isolate ETL-2024a chromosome 11, EG11, whole genome shotgun sequence genomic DNA carries:
- the LOC105054147 gene encoding arogenate dehydratase 3, chloroplastic, which produces MASSAPPLKFPNSLFPSTKKRGELLDLPSITPVGKSWKPSTVVLAGINGHPQINGSGGLRVAFQGAPGAYSEFAAKTACPACTTIPCRAFADAIAAVERGRADRAILPVESTMEGTALRNYDLLLRHDLRIVQEINLFVHYCLLAMPGVRPGELRRVISHPMALAHCGRALSQLGLLREPVEDTAGAVEMLRSNHLLDTAAIASPRAAVLYGLDVLAHGLQDESWNVTRFLLLSKTATRPPQKPAGAGLKTSLVVAHRGGSMMVLLKVLSAFSKRNINLTKLEVINSSNEGEAPVMILDVRGKGSLRAFPHVLYVDFEGSTDESKVKEAIDEISSFSVFVRILGSYVADHNVYDLQ; this is translated from the coding sequence aTGGCTTCTTCTGCTCCCCCTCTAAAATTTCCGAACTCTTTATTCCCGTCTACAAAAAAGAGAGGCGAGCTTTTAGATTTACCCTCTATTACTCCAGTCGGCAAGAGTTGGAAGCCCTCGACGGTGGTCCTCGCCGGCATCAATGGGCACCCCCAGATCAACGGCTCCGGCGGCCTCCGCGTGGCCTTCCAGGGTGCCCCGGGCGCCTACAGCGAGTTCGCGGCCAAGACGGCGTGCCCGGCCTGCACCACCATCCCGTGCCGCGCTTTCGCCGACGCGATCGCTGCCGTGGAACGAGGCCGCGCCGACCGCGCCATCCTCCCCGTGGAGAGCACCATGGAGGGCACCGCCCTCCGCAACTACGACCTCCTCCTCCGCCACGACCTCCGCATCGTCCAGGAGATCAACCTCTTCGTCCACTACTGCCTCCTCGCCATGCCCGGCGTCCGCCCCGGCGAGCTCCGCCGCGTCATCAGCCATCCCATGGCCCTCGCCCACTGCGGCCGCGCCCTTTCCCAGCTCGGCCTCCTCCGCGAGCCCGTCGAGGACACCGCCGGCGCCGTCGAGATGCTCCGCTCCAACCACCTGCTCGACACCGCCGCCATTGCGAGCCCCCGTGCCGCCGTCCTCTACGGCCTCGACGTCCTAGCGCATGGGCTCCAGGACGAGTCCTGGAACGTCACCCGCTTCCTCCTCCTGTCGAAGACCGCCACCAGACCACCCCAGAAACCGGCCGGTGCCGGGCTGAAGACGAGCCTGGTCGTCGCCCACCGGGGCGGGTCCATGATGGTTCTGCTAAAAGTCCTCTCGGCATTCTCGAAACGAAACATCAATCTGACGAAGCTGGAGGTGATCAATTCGTCGAACGAAGGGGAGGCGCCGGTGATGATACTGGACGTGAGGGGGAAGGGGTCGCTGAGGGCTTTCCCCCATGTTTTGTACGTAGATTTCGAGGGCTCCACGGATGAGTCCAAGGTAAAGGAAGCCATCGATGAGATCTCTTCTTTTTCGGTTTTTGTTCGTATTCTTGGCAGCTACGTGGCCGATCATAATGTTTatgatcttcaatag